TCTGAGTTTTCGCCCAAGACACGGGAAAGAAAAGCAACAATGCgaatataattataatgtacagctaaaaagaaaaaggaaaatgcaagTAAACCCAGGTTCAGCAAATGCTGCCTTACATTCATTCAGTCGGTCCAGCCAATAAATAGACAGTGCAAGATAAAGACGCGTATTACCTATATAATAGAATATCAGAGCAGTATGGACACATGATCAAGCAAACAAGGTAAGCATACGACGATTCAGATAAACATGTTACAACCAACCCCATTGTGTTGTGTATATAGATCTTCCTCATCGGCCATTAGGCTCTGCAAGCCTTGGTCTGCAGCCCATCTGCTCAAGAAATTTGGAAAGACGCAAGTGCTTTGCAGCCCATTGTTCAGCCAACTTCTGCTCCTTGGCTTCTGCATCCCTCCTCAGTCCCGCTAATTGTTCCCGGTATTCTGCTTCAATTCTATCCATAGCAACCTTCTGCTCTTCCCTGAGAGCCTTCACCTTTGCCTCAATCTCTTCCATCTTTTCCCTCCTCCGGCATGCCTTCTCTGATTCCAGTTGCAGCTCTACCCTTCTTAACCTCCAGGCTGCTTCCTTCTTATGTGATGCCCAAGCACGGTGTCCTTCTTCCAAATCTCTGCAACAGTCTGTTAATTCTGATATCAACATGCTCTCTCCACAAACAGGGACTGATGCTTGAGGCGGCAAATTCGAGAAAACAAGAGTGCTATCCGGTCCTCTATCAGGCTGCAACCATGGGATCGGTGGAGGGGCAGCAACTGTTGAGGGAGAGAGGGTGAGGGTTACAGAAGGGGAAGGTGACCTGACTGTGGAGGTGCCATTGGAATTAGAAAGCCATGGAGGTAACAATGCTGGTGCAGGAGCAGGTGGGTCAGCATGTAGAAAACTGCCATTGGAAGTGGCCATGAGATATGCTGGGGCAGCACGCTCTTTCACTAACTTCTCTGCAAAAGTCTCAAGGATCCTATCGTATTTGTTGTCCTCGATGGGTTCAATTGCCTTGTTGTTCTCCTTTTGCTCTCTCTGCTGCTTCTCCTTAAACACTTCCCACCACTTGCCTAGTCTCTTAGCAGTACGACCCGGGACTTCAGCTGCAATTTTCTTCCATTTGTTGCCATGTTTTGCTTGAAGACGGATAACAAGACGCTGCTCCTCCTCAGTGAGGGATCCCTTCTTTATTCCAGGTTTGAGGTAGTTCTTCCACCTTTCTAAGCAGGATTTGGCATCCCTGTTTAAGGGTGTGTCCATGCGCTGTGACACAAGATTCCACTCCCTAGGGCCATATTGTTTGACATAGGAACGTAACAAAGCGTCCTCTTCAGCTCTCCAACGCTGTCTCTCCTTCATTTCCAGATGCAAACGCCACTGCCCATTGCCTCAAACTTACGCTCCTCATAATGtatctaaaattttttcaaaagatgagTATTAGCACTCCTGAAAAAGattattcattaatattaaaGATTAAAGCATTCCcagaaagggaaaataaaaagaacaaagaggATAAGAGAATGTTAAAAGATAGGACCGGCTTAGAATGAACCTAAAACAAGTTAAGAAAAGCCAACTACGTGCACTGCACAATAGATTCGTGCAAAAGTAAATAGGTATACAGCAGCACCTAACCAAAGGTATAAAAACTAAAGGTGGCAGCGGGCatagaaataaatttctttgagaaaattttagggAATTCTCCAAGTTTTTTAATGCCTCCATTTTTCATCCATTCATTTCTCCTCATGGATATCACTCTAAACAGCCATTCGAATGGCAAGGTGCAAACAACTCAGTCAATTTTCACAAGACAGTACGATTGAAGAACCGATCAAGCAATCATTCAGAATTCTCCTCAAACTTGAAAAGACAAGGACCCTGGCAAAGTCGCGTATGATATCCAAATCCCACGGACATTTCAGATATGTCTATTTAGTTTTACTAAAAGAAACTGTCAAGCTTTTCCAACAATTCAGCAAAGGATTCATAAAATAGCAAGCACAGCAATAAACATTcaagatcaaaataaaattgtgcTAAATATATTTATCCATAGGAGGATCTGCTACGATAGTCTTGGCATACATTATCCAACCAAAGTATCCTAGAACGCTGCAACACTCAAAATAAGTAATTTACAGGTTGATTTTTTTCCTACATAAATAGCTTCTTTTGGATCTGAAATGACCGTTTTATCCGTTAACTGATTATAGGGATATGTTTTACTTATGAGGATCAAGGAATTTTTTTGGCCATTTAATGATGTTTTACTATTACTTAATTTCGATCTATACTCTATATAAAAAAGCGGAAATGCTCAGATGGAAAATATTCTTTAAAGCTGTGTCAGTGGTTTTATCCTTAtgtctaattttattatagtttttattCTAGATTATTATATCTTCTATTGATCGGTGATTGTTCACGATTTTACCACTTGGCttacttttctaaaattttaaggGGAATTAAAGCGCTTTTATatccttcatttctttcatGTCATATACATTTTGcattgcaaattttttttatcagaccATATAAGAAACAGGGGAATTAACTAGAAACCAAACACAAACACTACCAACGTAAAATGGTTCCCAACTGGTATAGCAATTACccatattctaaatatttaacatCATTATAGCTACAGCAAGAATAAAGGAGAATGCAATACAAATTTATGAGCTTGAAACAGCAAAGCAAACGTTTTCAGAAAAGATACGGAGCTGAATCCAAAATATGTCAACTCTATCTAGAGCTACAAGCCTACGACACAGATCCATAATGATGCATAGTCCTCTTATTACATTGGTCCGAATCTATTTAATCGAAAAGAAAAGGCAAGAaagatgcaaaaaaaaattttttatcagGAACAAAACCTCGACTTATCCATCTGGGATGCACAGGgaagaggtaaaaaaaaaattactaaattagAGTGTTTTCAAGTGAAGAGAGAGAAACGAACTAAGCAAcataggaaaatatatataaaatatcatttccttTTGGTAAGTTAAAGTAGCCAAACATCGTTTACGAAGCAATCTATTGGGATTATTTATCAATTTCCAGGCGGAAATCATTAAATCGTttagaattttttcaaaatcttaaagcacagatttttttttcttttccatcgTCAGCCTCTCAGTATAAGATGTCTTCAACCAAGACTACCTTGATCATCGGAGGCATTCCATAGATTTGCTTAATCACGCACACGGTCCCACTTAAGAATCATCACCCAAAAGCATCGGTTTTCAAAACAGATAGAATCTGGCAGAAGGCAATACTCAATAATTACTCACTAAAAGAGAAGTTTTGATACGAAGTGACCAAATGTGATACTTCTAAATGCGCCAAATAGTGTAATCTTGGGTTCAGGGGAAATTAGGTGCGCGCTTATTCGTCCAGTTGCTTTTACATAGCCTTTTCTTCAAAGATATCTTCCAATTTCCTCATCTTTTCCAAACTCTTCTAAGCAACCAAACGGCAGAAAGAAAACGGGAAACCCAAATTTCTTGGACATATCCAGAACAGTAAGGGCAAGCAGAAGTACTACTTTTACGAAGCCATTTATTGAAACAAACTAAGCAAATATCAcggaaagagaaataaataaataaacaatcaatcaGAAACGCTTACATTTCGCTTAAACACCCAGAACCGAGCTTCGTCTTCGACGCATCTCCTGGTTGATGAAACAGAGACAGAACTTAAAAACAAGGAAGGAATTTGGAGAAACGCtaagacacaaaccctagagagagaaaaatccCAGCCTAGAGCGAGAGAAACAGAGAGCACGGAGCACAGTGCAAAGAGAGCAGAGGACCGAGAAATGAGAGATTAGACTTGACTACAGAGCGCGATAAAGTTGAGACAACACACAGACAgtcagagagggagagagagatctgaCAGTGCGCGCAAAAGGAGGGCACGCGAATGGGGAGGAAAGGAGGCCAAGCAGAGGGCGCGATGCTGACGTCTTTTGTGGAATTTGCTACCGTAAGCTCCGGCGCTCATTTCACCCGCACCACTCCACAGCTACAAGCCTACAACACCTACTTGCATTTACTGTACGTACAGATAAAAAGGCGAACCATGCCAAAGCTCGAGAGAGATGGAAAGTAAGACGGAAAGTAAGGCtatatttcatacatttcatattatatatatataaatatataggtcAGAGCCTGGCGTAGCATAAcacggagagggagagagagagaggtgtttAAAACTTTAATGTCGCAGGGTGGCGTACGCTCGATTTCAGCGCTTAAAATGCGCCTTCCTCCTCCATTTCGCTCCTGCTTTTAAGGTTGTTTACTTTAACAAGTCGATAATACCTGTGATTATCTTTACGAGGCTGTCATGTTTATAAAGAGACGGCTAAATCACGGCCGTCAAACGTTTTGATCTTCATTTGAGTCAGGCAATTACTAATTGGGAAGCAGACCACACCTGCACGTGTCATTTAGTGAGATTGGTGAATTCTACTCACAGTGGTCCCCACCCCTCAAACATTGGCCCACTCGTGAACTCCCTACCTTATCTTGTTAGGGATCGACAACATAATTGCCGAGAGCTCATTCGGCGCATGTTaacaaacttatataaaaatgatatatataagtttgaaaatggagtAATTCtaagtataattgtaaattacataaattttgcctaatttttttttttaaaaatgaaatttattattaaaaaattaatattttttatataaatcttatattttattcaattttttaaaataattacacaataattatacaattcataattataaatatattttctcaagatTTATAcctttataatttgtaattagcATTACACAAGTAGAAAACGGCACCGTTTCTACCCCATTAAGTTGGTCCACCGACGCTGACCATACAGAATGGCGATCCCATGCAGGAAGGAGttctttcatatcatatcacatcaCTTGCGTGTACGACCATAAATGGGATGGATGCAGGAGAGATAAGATAGGGAAGAACGTAGGGGAATGAAAaggagggagagggaagaaTGAAGATGGTGGTGTGGCCGACGGTGGGAGGTGGGCCCCCGGAGAGGGGGGACTGTAGTCCGGGTTTCACGGCACAAGGAGACGAGAGTGATGGAGACGGGACCTTCTGCTTTGCTCAGAAGGGCTACGCAGAGATGTCAGTGATACGTTACGTCTGTTTTTTTGCCCTTCCAAGTGGTGGGGTCCTTTTTTACGatcttttctatatttatatatatatatatatattgtaattctTTGTGGGTTTTAcagtaaaagtaaaaatactCACATCAGACAGACCAGTAGTTCTCTACCTTCCCTCTTATATAAACCCTTTTACTTCCATGTGAATATTTTACTGAACATGAGATCTTTGATCTGAAGTCTGAGCAACCACAACAACCACTGAAAAGTAAAAGGGTTATATAAAACAGTAATGATATTACAgccttataaatttt
This genomic interval from Juglans regia cultivar Chandler chromosome 3, Walnut 2.0, whole genome shotgun sequence contains the following:
- the LOC108984614 gene encoding transcription factor AS1; amino-acid sequence: MKERQRWRAEEDALLRSYVKQYGPREWNLVSQRMDTPLNRDAKSCLERWKNYLKPGIKKGSLTEEEQRLVIRLQAKHGNKWKKIAAEVPGRTAKRLGKWWEVFKEKQQREQKENNKAIEPIEDNKYDRILETFAEKLVKERAAPAYLMATSNGSFLHADPPAPAPALLPPWLSNSNGTSTVRSPSPSVTLTLSPSTVAAPPPIPWLQPDRGPDSTLVFSNLPPQASVPVCGESMLISELTDCCRDLEEGHRAWASHKKEAAWRLRRVELQLESEKACRRREKMEEIEAKVKALREEQKVAMDRIEAEYREQLAGLRRDAEAKEQKLAEQWAAKHLRLSKFLEQMGCRPRLAEPNGR